The following are encoded in a window of Variovorax paradoxus genomic DNA:
- a CDS encoding carboxypeptidase regulatory-like domain-containing protein, which yields MSFVSAFPLRRALLAAACIAGTFAAQAQQPPSALPPWQGAGPTRHVCGGIGSDESIAMRAAMKNHPLALLFARADGAYLANLNVAIKGGDTNTSAAMAFTATGPVCLIDLPAGRYVIDVSTSTGETKSQTVTVGGAPKTADFRF from the coding sequence ATGTCCTTCGTTTCTGCTTTTCCGCTGCGCCGTGCATTGCTGGCCGCTGCCTGTATCGCAGGCACCTTCGCTGCGCAGGCGCAGCAGCCGCCGTCGGCGCTGCCGCCCTGGCAGGGCGCCGGCCCCACACGCCATGTGTGCGGCGGCATCGGCTCCGACGAGTCGATCGCAATGCGCGCCGCCATGAAGAACCATCCGCTGGCGCTGCTGTTCGCGCGCGCCGACGGTGCCTACCTGGCCAACCTGAATGTCGCGATCAAGGGCGGCGACACAAACACGTCGGCCGCCATGGCCTTCACGGCCACCGGGCCGGTCTGCCTGATCGACCTGCCGGCGGGGCGCTATGTGATCGACGTGAGCACGTCGACGGGCGAGACAAAAAGCCAGACCGTGACGGTCGGCGGCGCGCCGAAGACGGCGGACTTCCGCTTCTGA
- a CDS encoding FAD-linked oxidase C-terminal domain-containing protein, protein MNAPVTTDQHTQLSKAERQAQVVRALQAHLPAHALIWHAEDTTPYECDGLTAYRQRPLVVALPETEAQVAAVLKACHQLGVPVVARGAGTGLSGGAMPHALGVTLSLAKFNRILKVDPVSRTAVVQCGVRNLAISEAAAPFNLYYAPDPSSQIACTIGGNVAENSGGVHCLKYGLTLHNVLRVRGFTAEGELIEFGGEALDAPGLDLLALAIGSEGMLAVTTEVTVKLVPKPQLARCIMASFDDVRKAGDAVAAVIAAGIIPAGLEMMDKPMTAAVEDFVHAGYDLDAAAILLCESDGTPEEVEEEIGRMTDVLRGCGATAIAVSTSEDERMKFWSGRKNAFPASGRISPDYMCLDSTIPRKRLADILLAIQEMEKKYNLRCCNVFHAGDGNLHPLVLFDANDPDELHRCELFGADILETSVAMGGTVSGEHGVGVEKLNSMCVQFTAAENEQMFGIKRAFDPAGLLNPGKVIPTLQRCAEYGKEVVRGGRLKHADLPRF, encoded by the coding sequence ATGAATGCTCCCGTCACGACCGACCAGCACACGCAGCTGTCGAAGGCGGAGCGCCAGGCGCAGGTGGTGCGGGCGCTGCAGGCGCACCTGCCCGCGCATGCGCTCATCTGGCACGCCGAAGACACCACGCCCTACGAATGCGACGGCCTCACGGCCTACCGCCAGCGTCCGCTCGTGGTGGCCCTGCCCGAGACCGAGGCGCAGGTGGCCGCCGTGCTCAAGGCCTGCCACCAGCTCGGCGTGCCCGTGGTCGCACGCGGCGCCGGCACCGGGCTCTCGGGCGGCGCGATGCCGCACGCGCTGGGCGTGACGCTCTCGCTCGCCAAGTTCAACCGCATCCTGAAGGTCGACCCCGTGAGCCGCACGGCCGTCGTGCAGTGCGGCGTGCGCAACCTCGCGATCAGTGAAGCGGCCGCGCCCTTCAACCTCTACTACGCGCCCGATCCGTCGAGCCAGATCGCCTGCACCATCGGCGGCAACGTGGCCGAGAACTCGGGCGGCGTGCACTGCCTGAAATACGGCCTCACGCTGCACAACGTGCTGCGCGTGCGCGGCTTCACGGCCGAGGGCGAGCTGATCGAATTCGGCGGCGAGGCGCTCGATGCGCCGGGCCTCGACCTGCTCGCGCTGGCCATCGGCAGCGAAGGCATGCTGGCCGTGACCACCGAGGTCACGGTGAAGCTCGTGCCCAAACCGCAGCTGGCGCGCTGCATCATGGCCAGCTTCGACGACGTGCGCAAAGCCGGCGACGCGGTCGCAGCGGTGATCGCGGCGGGCATCATCCCGGCCGGCCTGGAGATGATGGACAAGCCCATGACCGCCGCCGTCGAAGACTTCGTGCACGCGGGCTACGACCTCGACGCTGCCGCCATCCTGCTGTGCGAATCCGACGGCACGCCCGAAGAGGTCGAAGAAGAAATCGGCCGCATGACCGACGTGCTGCGCGGCTGCGGCGCCACCGCCATCGCCGTGAGCACCAGCGAAGACGAGCGCATGAAATTCTGGAGCGGCCGCAAGAACGCCTTTCCGGCGTCGGGCCGCATCAGCCCCGACTACATGTGCCTGGACTCCACCATCCCGCGCAAGCGGCTCGCCGACATCCTGCTGGCGATCCAGGAGATGGAGAAAAAATACAACCTGCGCTGCTGCAACGTGTTCCACGCGGGCGACGGCAACCTGCACCCGCTGGTGCTGTTCGATGCCAACGACCCCGATGAGCTGCACCGCTGCGAGCTGTTCGGCGCCGACATCCTCGAGACCAGTGTCGCCATGGGCGGCACCGTGTCGGGCGAGCACGGCGTGGGCGTGGAAAAACTCAACAGCATGTGCGTGCAGTTCACCGCGGCCGAGAACGAGCAGATGTTCGGCATCAAGCGCGCCTTCGACCCCGCCGGGCTGCTCAACCCCGGCAAGGTGATTCCCACGCTGCAGCGCTGCGCCGAGTACGGCAAAGAAGTGGTGCGCGGCGGCCGGCTGAAGCACGCCGACCTGCCGAGATTCTGA
- the glcE gene encoding glycolate oxidase subunit GlcE, with translation MDTALQQVVERVRAAAADATPLRLRGGGTKDFYGQPPHGELLDLRALAGITSYEPSELVVTVRAGTPLAELEAALAEQGQCLPFEPPCFDVGGTVGGMVAAGLSGPSRAGVGAVRDYVLGTTLVNGRAEVLSFGGQVMKNVAGYDVSRVLAGSLGTLGVIAEVSLKVLPVPPAEATLAFACTQADALRLLNEWGGRPLPLNASSWFEHAPGAGVLRLRLRGAVAAVEAACTQLGGERQDPARAAAGWAALRDQRMPWFARDADADGSLALWRLSVPQTAPVIAIEGCAAPLVEWHGGQRWYLAPPAQAARLREAAQAAGGHATLFRVPAAQAADGSVPRFDALSAPVARIHRALMQEFDPHGVFDRGRLFAGDQ, from the coding sequence ATGGACACCGCCCTCCAGCAGGTCGTCGAGCGCGTGCGCGCCGCCGCGGCCGACGCCACACCGCTGCGCCTGCGCGGCGGCGGCACCAAGGATTTCTACGGCCAGCCGCCGCACGGCGAACTGCTCGACCTGCGCGCGCTCGCCGGCATCACGAGCTACGAACCCAGCGAGCTGGTCGTCACCGTGCGTGCCGGCACGCCACTGGCCGAACTCGAAGCCGCACTCGCCGAACAAGGCCAGTGCCTGCCGTTCGAGCCGCCGTGCTTCGATGTCGGCGGCACGGTGGGTGGCATGGTCGCCGCCGGCCTCAGCGGCCCGTCGCGCGCCGGCGTGGGCGCGGTGCGCGACTACGTGCTCGGCACCACGCTCGTCAACGGCCGTGCCGAGGTGCTGAGCTTCGGCGGCCAAGTGATGAAGAACGTGGCCGGCTACGACGTCTCGCGCGTGCTCGCGGGTTCGCTCGGCACGCTGGGCGTGATCGCCGAAGTGAGCCTCAAGGTGCTGCCCGTGCCGCCGGCCGAGGCCACGCTCGCGTTCGCCTGCACCCAGGCCGATGCGCTGCGCCTGCTCAACGAATGGGGCGGGCGCCCGCTGCCGCTGAATGCGAGCAGCTGGTTCGAACACGCGCCCGGCGCGGGCGTGCTGCGCCTGCGGCTGCGCGGCGCCGTGGCGGCCGTGGAAGCGGCCTGCACGCAGCTCGGCGGCGAACGCCAGGACCCGGCACGCGCGGCTGCCGGCTGGGCCGCGTTGCGTGACCAGCGCATGCCGTGGTTCGCGCGCGACGCCGACGCCGACGGCTCGTTGGCGCTGTGGCGCCTGTCGGTGCCGCAGACCGCGCCGGTGATCGCCATTGAGGGCTGCGCTGCGCCGCTGGTCGAGTGGCACGGCGGGCAGCGCTGGTACCTCGCGCCGCCCGCGCAGGCCGCGCGCCTGCGTGAAGCTGCGCAGGCCGCCGGTGGCCACGCCACGCTGTTCCGCGTGCCCGCGGCGCAAGCCGCCGACGGCAGCGTGCCGCGCTTCGACGCACTGAGCGCGCCCGTGGCACGCATCCATCGCGCGCTGATGCAGGAGTTCGACCCGCACGGGGTCTTCGACCGCGGCCGGCTCTTCGCAGGCGACCAGTAA
- a CDS encoding class II aldolase/adducin family protein, which produces MNTLATTAPSALVHPSIHPDERAAREELAACYRVFAMLGWVEMIYNHITVRLPDSVTGGEKQFLINPFGLHYSEVTASNLVKIDLQGKVLDGSTHAVNPAGFVVHAAIHDGLPGAHCVMHTHTTAGVAVACLQGGLQQTNFYTAQLHGMVAYHDFEGITIHADEGPRLLKSIGDRNAVILRNHGLLAWGQTLPQTFAILWTLQRACEIQMATFSMGAAIPVSEEIAQRCTRDALQFSPAHGAGQDVFNALVRQVDRIDPSYRN; this is translated from the coding sequence ATGAACACACTCGCCACCACTGCGCCGTCGGCGCTGGTCCATCCCTCGATCCATCCCGACGAGCGCGCCGCGCGCGAAGAGCTCGCGGCCTGCTATCGCGTGTTCGCGATGCTGGGCTGGGTCGAGATGATCTACAACCACATCACGGTGCGGCTGCCCGACAGCGTGACGGGTGGCGAGAAGCAGTTCCTCATCAACCCCTTCGGCCTGCACTACAGCGAGGTGACGGCCAGCAACCTCGTAAAGATCGACCTGCAAGGCAAGGTGCTCGACGGTTCGACGCACGCGGTGAACCCGGCCGGCTTCGTGGTGCACGCGGCCATCCACGACGGCCTGCCCGGCGCGCACTGCGTGATGCACACGCACACCACGGCCGGCGTGGCCGTGGCCTGCCTGCAGGGCGGCCTGCAGCAGACCAATTTCTATACCGCCCAACTGCACGGCATGGTGGCGTACCACGACTTCGAGGGCATCACGATCCATGCCGACGAAGGCCCGCGCCTCTTGAAGAGCATCGGCGACCGCAACGCGGTGATCCTGCGCAACCACGGCCTGCTGGCCTGGGGCCAGACGCTGCCGCAGACCTTCGCGATCCTGTGGACGCTGCAACGCGCCTGCGAGATCCAGATGGCGACCTTCTCGATGGGCGCTGCGATTCCGGTGAGCGAAGAGATTGCGCAGCGCTGCACGCGCGACGCACTGCAGTTCAGCCCCGCGCATGGCGCCGGGCAGGACGTGTTCAATGCACTGGTGCGGCAAGTGGACCGCATCGACCCAAGCTACCGCAACTGA
- the glcF gene encoding glycolate oxidase subunit GlcF, whose translation MQTELAPEFRDTDAGREAEAILRKCVHCGFCTATCPTYQLLGDELDGPRGRIYLIKQVLEGHVPTRSTQLHLDRCLTCRNCESTCPSGVQYGNLVDIGRKIVDEKVPRPALESATRWLLKEALPSPLFGPAMKLGQSVRGLLPEALKAKVPAKQDAGRWPTGTHARKVLMLAGCVQPSMMPNINTATARVLDAAGIQTVIAKEAGCCGAVKFHLNDQEGGKAQMRANIDAWWPFVEGNEVEAIVMNASGCGVTVREYGHLLQHDAAYAAKAARISALTRDLSELLPDLVPALKARVRAPEGVVAYHPPCTLQHGQKLRGGVETHLRALGFDVRVAMNESHLCCGSAGTYSVLQPELAYPLRDRKLGHLKQLQPTTIASANIGCITHLQSGSGDTPVRHWVELLDAALQTPAG comes from the coding sequence ATGCAAACCGAACTAGCCCCCGAATTCCGCGACACCGACGCGGGCCGCGAAGCCGAAGCCATCCTGCGCAAGTGCGTGCACTGCGGCTTCTGCACCGCCACCTGCCCGACCTACCAGCTGCTCGGCGACGAGCTCGACGGGCCGCGCGGGCGCATCTACCTCATCAAGCAGGTGCTCGAAGGCCATGTGCCCACGCGCAGCACGCAGCTGCACCTCGACCGCTGCCTCACCTGCCGCAACTGCGAGAGCACCTGCCCGAGCGGCGTGCAGTACGGGAACCTGGTCGACATCGGCCGCAAGATCGTCGACGAGAAAGTGCCGCGCCCCGCCCTGGAGTCGGCCACGCGCTGGCTGCTGAAAGAGGCGCTGCCATCGCCGCTGTTCGGCCCCGCGATGAAGCTCGGCCAGTCGGTGCGCGGGCTGCTGCCCGAAGCGCTGAAGGCCAAGGTGCCCGCCAAGCAGGACGCCGGCCGCTGGCCCACCGGCACGCATGCGCGCAAGGTGCTGATGCTCGCGGGCTGCGTGCAGCCGTCGATGATGCCGAACATCAACACCGCCACCGCGCGCGTGCTGGATGCGGCCGGCATCCAGACCGTGATCGCGAAAGAGGCGGGCTGCTGCGGCGCCGTGAAGTTCCACCTCAACGACCAGGAAGGCGGCAAGGCGCAGATGCGCGCCAACATCGACGCCTGGTGGCCCTTTGTCGAAGGCAACGAGGTCGAAGCCATCGTGATGAACGCCTCGGGCTGCGGCGTCACCGTGCGCGAGTACGGCCACCTGCTGCAGCACGACGCGGCCTATGCCGCGAAGGCCGCGCGCATCAGCGCGCTCACGCGCGACCTGAGCGAACTGCTGCCCGACCTCGTGCCCGCATTGAAGGCCCGCGTGCGTGCGCCTGAAGGCGTGGTGGCGTATCACCCGCCATGCACGCTGCAGCACGGCCAGAAGCTGCGCGGCGGCGTCGAGACGCACCTGCGCGCGCTCGGCTTCGATGTGCGCGTGGCCATGAACGAATCGCACCTGTGCTGCGGCTCGGCCGGCACCTACTCGGTGCTGCAGCCCGAGCTGGCGTATCCGCTGCGCGACCGCAAGCTCGGCCACCTGAAGCAGCTGCAACCCACGACCATCGCCTCGGCCAACATCGGCTGCATCACGCACCTGCAAAGCGGCAGCGGTGACACGCCCGTGCGGCACTGGGTCGAGCTGCTCGACGCGGCGCTGCAGACGCCCGCAGGGTAG
- a CDS encoding YebC/PmpR family DNA-binding transcriptional regulator: protein MGAQWKAKHKDVAANAKGRLFGKLAKEIMIAARNGADPGSNARLRLVVEQARKVSMPKDTLDRAIKKGAGLTGEAVHFDHVMYEGFAPHRVAVMVECLTDNVNRTAPEMRVLFRKGQLGTSGSVSWDFDHLGMIEAEPATPDADAEVAAIEAGAQDFEPGAEDGTTLFLTEAADLDLVSRALPAQGFTVLSAKLGYRPKNPIDPASLSAADLEEVEAFLAAIDANDDVQNVYVGLAG from the coding sequence ATGGGCGCGCAATGGAAAGCCAAGCACAAGGACGTGGCCGCGAATGCCAAGGGCCGGCTGTTCGGCAAGCTGGCCAAGGAAATCATGATCGCCGCGCGCAACGGCGCCGATCCGGGCTCGAACGCGCGGCTGCGGCTGGTCGTCGAGCAGGCCCGCAAGGTCTCGATGCCGAAGGACACGCTCGACCGCGCCATCAAGAAGGGCGCCGGCCTCACGGGCGAGGCGGTGCACTTCGACCACGTCATGTACGAGGGCTTCGCCCCGCACCGCGTGGCCGTGATGGTCGAGTGCCTGACCGACAACGTGAACCGCACCGCACCTGAAATGCGCGTGCTGTTCCGCAAGGGCCAGCTCGGCACCTCCGGCTCGGTCTCGTGGGACTTCGACCACCTCGGCATGATCGAAGCCGAACCCGCCACCCCGGACGCAGACGCCGAAGTGGCCGCCATCGAAGCCGGCGCCCAAGACTTCGAGCCGGGCGCCGAAGACGGCACCACCCTGTTCCTGACCGAGGCCGCCGACCTCGACCTCGTGAGCCGCGCACTGCCGGCCCAGGGCTTCACCGTGCTGTCGGCCAAGCTCGGCTACCGGCCCAAGAATCCGATCGACCCGGCGAGCCTGAGCGCTGCGGACCTGGAAGAGGTCGAAGCCTTCCTTGCCGCCATCGATGCGAACGACGACGTGCAGAACGTGTACGTCGGGCTGGCTGGTTGA
- a CDS encoding 2-dehydropantoate 2-reductase, with amino-acid sequence MKICIYGAGAIGGWIGVGLAQAGQRLNVVARGATLDALQKDGLSLMRGEVRTRVPVNAVADPEAIGVQDLVVIAVKAPALAGVAERIGPLIGPDTIVLVAMNGVPWWFLEGGFGGEITGHRLAAVDPEGAIAKAIPSRNVIGCVVHASCSLDGPGVVRHHFGNGLIVGEPSGEATSRVQKLVELLKSTGIDTTLSPQIQKDVWFKLWGNMTVNPISALTGATTDLIMGDDYVRGFISAVMLEAKEIGRRIGIEITQSPEDRHAVTMKLGAFKTSMLQDVEAGRSVELDALVTVVRELGELTGVATPFTDALLGLARLRTRQLGLY; translated from the coding sequence ATGAAGATTTGCATTTACGGCGCCGGCGCGATCGGCGGATGGATCGGCGTCGGCCTTGCACAGGCAGGCCAGCGTCTCAACGTGGTGGCGCGCGGCGCCACGCTCGACGCGCTGCAGAAGGACGGCCTCTCGCTCATGCGCGGCGAAGTGCGCACGCGCGTGCCGGTGAACGCGGTGGCCGACCCCGAGGCAATCGGTGTTCAAGACCTGGTGGTGATCGCCGTGAAGGCGCCCGCGCTGGCCGGCGTGGCCGAACGCATCGGGCCGCTGATCGGGCCCGACACGATCGTGCTGGTCGCGATGAACGGCGTGCCGTGGTGGTTCCTCGAAGGCGGCTTCGGCGGCGAGATCACGGGGCATCGCCTCGCGGCCGTCGACCCCGAAGGCGCGATTGCCAAGGCCATTCCGTCGCGCAACGTGATTGGCTGCGTGGTGCACGCGAGCTGCTCGCTCGACGGGCCGGGCGTGGTGCGGCACCACTTCGGCAACGGGCTGATCGTGGGCGAGCCTTCGGGCGAGGCCACGTCGCGCGTGCAGAAGCTGGTGGAGCTGCTGAAAAGCACGGGCATCGACACCACGCTGTCGCCGCAGATCCAGAAGGACGTGTGGTTCAAGCTGTGGGGCAACATGACGGTGAACCCGATCAGCGCGCTCACGGGTGCCACCACCGACCTGATCATGGGCGACGACTACGTGCGCGGTTTCATCTCGGCGGTGATGCTCGAGGCCAAGGAGATCGGCCGGCGCATCGGCATCGAGATCACGCAGAGTCCCGAAGACCGGCACGCGGTGACGATGAAGCTCGGCGCGTTCAAGACCTCGATGCTGCAGGACGTGGAAGCGGGCCGTTCGGTCGAGCTCGACGCGCTTGTCACCGTGGTCCGCGAACTCGGCGAACTGACGGGTGTGGCCACGCCGTTCACGGATGCGCTGCTGGGGTTGGCGCGGCTGCGGACGCGGCAGCTCGGGTTGTACTGA
- the lplT gene encoding lysophospholipid transporter LplT, translating into MKRGFYTIMSAQFFSSLADQALFVVAVDLMRSSGAPEWQRAALVPIFAVFYVVLAPLVGAFADALPKGKVMFISNAIKVIGCLMMLFGSHPLLSYSIVGLGAAAYSPAKYGILTELLPSSQLVKANGWIEGLTIASILLGIVLGGVLVGHAVSSQLLLIDLPLIDTGIDSPAEAAIAVLIFVYALAAWFNTRIPHTGVEMRPLRSDPAQSMARNLAGLLPDFWHCNARLWRDRLGQISLATTTLFWGAGGNLKYIVLAWAAVALEYNTTQASALTGVVTIGTAVGAIVASMYMRLDMATRVIPMGIAMGVMVIGMNFIGNVWLAVPFLIILGGLGGFLVVPMNALLQHRGHNLMGAGRSIAVQNFNEQACILLLGGFYSVCTGLGLSAYGAISAFGLVVAGCMWIIKRWHENNLKKYPEEVEHLLAIARSDKHH; encoded by the coding sequence ATGAAGCGCGGTTTTTACACGATCATGTCGGCCCAGTTCTTTTCGTCGCTGGCCGACCAAGCGCTTTTCGTCGTTGCCGTCGATCTCATGCGAAGTTCGGGCGCCCCTGAATGGCAACGGGCCGCCCTGGTGCCGATCTTCGCGGTCTTCTATGTGGTGCTGGCCCCGCTGGTGGGCGCCTTTGCCGACGCATTGCCCAAGGGCAAGGTGATGTTCATCAGCAACGCGATCAAGGTGATCGGCTGCCTGATGATGCTGTTCGGCTCGCACCCGCTGCTGTCGTATTCCATCGTGGGCCTGGGCGCCGCGGCCTACTCGCCGGCCAAGTACGGCATCCTCACCGAGCTGCTGCCGTCGTCGCAGCTGGTCAAGGCCAACGGCTGGATCGAAGGGCTCACCATCGCGTCGATCCTGCTGGGCATCGTGCTCGGCGGCGTGCTGGTGGGGCATGCGGTGTCGAGCCAGCTGCTGCTCATCGACCTGCCGCTCATCGACACCGGCATCGACTCGCCGGCCGAAGCCGCCATTGCGGTGCTGATCTTCGTCTACGCGCTCGCGGCCTGGTTCAACACCCGCATCCCGCACACCGGCGTCGAGATGCGACCGCTGCGCTCCGACCCCGCGCAGAGCATGGCGCGCAACCTGGCCGGCCTGCTGCCCGACTTCTGGCATTGCAACGCCCGCCTGTGGCGCGACCGGCTGGGCCAGATCTCGCTGGCGACCACCACGCTCTTCTGGGGCGCGGGCGGCAACCTCAAGTACATCGTGCTGGCCTGGGCCGCCGTGGCGCTCGAATACAACACGACCCAGGCTTCGGCGCTGACCGGCGTGGTCACCATCGGCACCGCGGTGGGCGCCATCGTGGCCTCGATGTACATGCGGCTGGACATGGCCACGCGCGTGATCCCCATGGGCATCGCGATGGGCGTGATGGTCATCGGCATGAACTTCATCGGCAACGTCTGGCTGGCGGTGCCGTTCCTCATCATCCTGGGCGGCCTGGGCGGCTTCCTGGTGGTGCCGATGAACGCGCTGCTGCAGCACCGCGGCCACAACCTGATGGGCGCGGGCCGCTCCATCGCCGTGCAGAACTTCAACGAGCAGGCCTGCATTCTTCTGCTGGGCGGCTTCTACAGCGTGTGCACGGGCCTGGGCCTGTCGGCCTACGGCGCCATCAGCGCCTTCGGCCTCGTGGTGGCGGGCTGCATGTGGATCATCAAGCGCTGGCACGAGAACAACCTCAAGAAGTATCCTGAGGAAGTCGAGCACCTGCTGGCGATCGCCCGCAGCGACAAGCACCACTGA
- the alr gene encoding alanine racemase, which yields MPRPILATVHTAALRHNLDRVRRSALDARVWAVVKANAYGHGIERVFEGLRGADGFALLDLAEAERVRALGWRGPVLLLEGVFDARDLELCSRLDLWHSVHCDEQIDMLAAHKTLKPQRVFLKMNSGMNRLGFTPERFGSAWTRLNALPQVDEISLMTHFSDADGPRGVEHQLEVFERATRDLPGERSIANSAATLRHAPRTRGDWVRPGIVLYGSAPDFPEHDAAHWQLQPTMTLSTRLISVQTLKAGDTIGYGSRFKAEGPLTIGIAAVGYADGYPRHCDTGTPVLVNGVRTRMVGRVSMDMITVDLTPVPDAQFGAEVTLWGRSALTGAVLPIDEVAQAAGTVGYELMCAVAPRVPFAPADE from the coding sequence ATGCCGCGCCCCATCCTTGCCACCGTCCACACCGCCGCCCTGCGCCACAACCTCGACCGCGTTCGCCGTTCGGCGCTCGACGCCCGCGTCTGGGCCGTGGTCAAGGCCAATGCCTACGGGCACGGCATCGAGCGCGTCTTCGAAGGCTTGCGCGGCGCCGACGGCTTCGCGCTGCTCGACCTGGCCGAGGCCGAGCGCGTGCGCGCGCTGGGCTGGCGCGGCCCGGTGCTGCTGCTCGAAGGGGTGTTCGATGCGCGCGACCTGGAGCTGTGCTCGCGGCTCGACCTGTGGCATTCGGTGCACTGCGACGAGCAGATCGACATGCTCGCGGCCCACAAGACCCTGAAGCCGCAGCGCGTGTTCCTGAAGATGAACTCCGGCATGAACCGCCTGGGCTTCACGCCCGAGCGCTTCGGCTCGGCCTGGACGCGCCTGAACGCGCTCCCGCAGGTCGACGAGATCTCGCTCATGACGCACTTCAGCGACGCCGACGGCCCGCGCGGCGTCGAGCACCAGCTCGAGGTGTTCGAGCGCGCCACGCGCGACCTGCCCGGCGAGCGCTCCATTGCCAACAGCGCGGCCACGCTGCGCCACGCGCCGCGCACGCGCGGCGACTGGGTGCGCCCCGGCATCGTGCTGTACGGCAGCGCCCCAGACTTCCCGGAACATGACGCAGCGCACTGGCAGCTGCAGCCGACCATGACGCTGTCGACCCGGCTCATCTCGGTGCAGACGCTGAAGGCCGGCGACACCATCGGCTACGGCTCGCGCTTCAAGGCCGAGGGCCCGCTCACCATCGGCATCGCGGCGGTCGGTTATGCCGACGGCTACCCGCGGCACTGCGACACCGGGACCCCGGTGCTCGTGAACGGCGTGCGCACCCGCATGGTGGGCCGCGTGAGCATGGACATGATCACCGTCGACCTCACGCCCGTGCCCGACGCGCAGTTCGGCGCCGAAGTCACGCTGTGGGGCCGCTCGGCCCTGACCGGCGCGGTGCTGCCGATCGACGAGGTGGCGCAGGCCGCCGGCACCGTCGGCTACGAACTCATGTGCGCGGTCGCGCCGCGGGTGCCCTTCGCACCCGCCGACGAATGA
- a CDS encoding DMT family transporter, producing the protein MPALALMFNAFVWGVSWIPFRQIASHGLHPLWTTCLIYLVIATAMGLVRRHAWKAFTAFPMLVALGLAAGFTNVGFNWAVTQGDVVRVVLLFYLMPLWSVMLAWLLLGERPTGGALARVALALTGVVVVLKAPGTDWPVPSSLPDWLGVAAGFGFAVTNIVLRHLRHAPGESRALAMFWGCTVVAGVGAVSGTAFGGIDSPLLASPGWFGWAALLGTGFIVANVCLQYGAPKLAASATSVIMLSEVLFASVSSVALGASTMNSRILVGGALIVLGAVWSAFARTPPARDDRVSAST; encoded by the coding sequence ATGCCCGCCCTCGCCCTGATGTTCAACGCCTTCGTGTGGGGCGTGTCCTGGATTCCATTCCGCCAGATCGCCAGCCACGGGCTGCATCCGCTGTGGACCACCTGCCTCATCTACCTTGTCATCGCCACGGCGATGGGCCTCGTGCGCCGGCATGCCTGGAAGGCCTTCACAGCCTTTCCGATGCTGGTGGCGCTGGGCCTGGCAGCGGGCTTCACCAACGTGGGATTCAACTGGGCCGTGACGCAGGGCGACGTGGTGCGCGTGGTGCTGCTGTTCTATCTGATGCCGCTGTGGAGCGTGATGCTCGCCTGGCTGCTGCTGGGCGAGCGGCCGACGGGCGGCGCGCTGGCGCGCGTGGCGCTGGCGCTCACCGGCGTGGTGGTGGTGCTGAAGGCGCCGGGCACCGACTGGCCGGTGCCCTCGAGCCTGCCCGACTGGCTGGGCGTGGCGGCGGGCTTCGGTTTTGCCGTGACCAACATCGTGCTGCGTCACCTGCGGCATGCGCCGGGCGAGTCGCGCGCGCTGGCGATGTTCTGGGGCTGCACCGTGGTCGCGGGCGTCGGGGCGGTGAGCGGCACCGCGTTCGGCGGCATCGATTCGCCGCTGCTCGCCTCGCCCGGCTGGTTCGGCTGGGCCGCACTGCTGGGCACGGGCTTCATCGTCGCCAACGTGTGCCTGCAGTACGGCGCACCGAAGCTGGCGGCCAGCGCGACCTCGGTGATCATGCTGTCGGAAGTGCTGTTCGCGAGCGTCTCGTCGGTGGCGCTGGGCGCGTCGACCATGAACTCGCGCATCCTCGTCGGCGGCGCGCTGATCGTGCTGGGGGCTGTGTGGTCGGCGTTTGCGCGAACCCCGCCCGCGCGCGATGATCGCGTTTCCGCGTCCACCTGA
- a CDS encoding glutathione peroxidase, which yields MTSVYDFQATRIDGKPVKLSTFRGKVLLIVNTASNCGFTPQFEGLEALHEKYAGQGLAVLGFPSNQFGGQDPGTNEEIGAFCMTNYGVSFPMMEKIDVNGSGALPLFQWLTKEKPGLLGSTAIKWNFTKFLVGRDGTVLKRYAPLDTPASLTRDIEAALAAG from the coding sequence ATGACCAGCGTCTATGACTTCCAGGCCACCCGCATCGACGGCAAGCCGGTGAAGCTCTCGACCTTCCGCGGCAAGGTGCTGCTGATCGTCAACACGGCAAGCAACTGCGGGTTCACGCCGCAGTTCGAAGGCCTGGAAGCGCTGCACGAAAAGTACGCCGGCCAGGGCCTCGCGGTGCTGGGTTTTCCGTCCAACCAGTTCGGTGGACAGGACCCGGGCACCAACGAGGAAATCGGTGCCTTCTGCATGACCAACTACGGCGTGAGCTTTCCGATGATGGAGAAGATCGACGTCAACGGCAGCGGCGCCCTGCCGCTGTTCCAGTGGCTCACCAAGGAAAAGCCGGGCCTGCTGGGCAGCACGGCCATCAAGTGGAACTTCACCAAGTTCCTGGTCGGGCGCGACGGCACGGTGCTCAAGCGCTACGCGCCGCTGGACACGCCGGCCTCGCTCACGCGCGATATCGAGGCGGCGCTCGCGGCCGGCTGA